The DNA window GGATCGATGGCCTGCTGCCCGCGCCGACCGGCACCGTATAGATCCAGATAACTCGATCAATTGACTAAAAGGAGTAGTCGTGCGAGACGCGGTCATTGTGGAGGCGGTACGCAGCCCCATCGGCAAGCGCAACGGTGGACTGTCGGGGATTCATCCGGTGGATCTGTCCGCCTCCGTGCTCAATTCTTTGGTGGAGCGGGCAGGTGTCGATCCGGTGCTGGTCGATGACGTGATCTGGGGCTGTGTCGGCCAGGTCGGCGAGCAGTCGCTGGACATCGCGCGCAACGTCGTGCTCGGCGCGGGCTGGCCGGAGAGCGTGCCCGGCACGGCGGTGGACCGTCAGTGCGGATCCTCGCAGCAGGCAGTGCATTTCGCTGCCGCCGGGGTGATCAGCGGTCAGTACGATCTCGTGGTCGCCGGTGGTGTCGAGTCGATGAGTCGGGTGCCGATGGGCTCGTCGTCGGGGGACGCCTGGCCGTTCGGTGAAGGCTTCCGGGAGCGCTACCAGGGGGTCGTCCCGAACCAGGGTGTCGGCGCCGAGATGATCGCGCAACGGTGGGGTTTGTCGCGCGCTCAATTGGACGAGTTCAGCCTGGCCTCGCACGAGAAGGCCGCGCAGGCGCAGGACGCGGGCCACTTCGAAGGACAGATCGTGCCGATCGAGGTCGACGGGACCACGATCTCCGCCGACGAGGGCATCCGCCGTGGTGGCACGCCGGAATCGATGGCCGCCATCAGGTCCGCGTTCCAGGCCGACGGCGTGATCACGGCGGGCAACAGCTCGCAGATCAGCGACGGCTCCGCGGCACTGCTGATCACCACCAGTGCGAAGGCCGCCGAACTCGGCCTGCGCCCGATCGCGCGGGTGCACACCGCAGTTGTGGCCGGCGACGACCCGGTGATCATGCTGACCGCGCCGATCCCTGCGACAGCGAAAGCGTTGGCCAAGAGCGGGCTGCGGATCGAGGAGATCGGCGCGTTCGAGGTCAATGAGGCCTTCGCGTCGGTGCCGCTGGCGTGGTTGTCCGAGACCGGTGCGGACGCCAAGACCCTCAACGTCAATGGCGGCGCGATCGCGCTCGGTCATCCGCTCGGCGGTAGCGGTGCCCGGCTGATGACGACGCTGGTACATCACATGCGCGACAACGGCATTCGCTATGGACTGCAAACCATGTGTGAGGGCGGCGGTCAGGCCAACGCGACGATTTTGGAACTGTTGTAGACGTCGCTGACTTTAAGAATGCTGAGCCGTTCGACTCCTCGCTACGCCGAGGTGACGTCGAATCGTGCCCGAACAGAGCCCTGCACGATTGCCTTCTTCATCG is part of the Nocardia sp. NBC_00565 genome and encodes:
- a CDS encoding thiolase family protein, with the translated sequence MRDAVIVEAVRSPIGKRNGGLSGIHPVDLSASVLNSLVERAGVDPVLVDDVIWGCVGQVGEQSLDIARNVVLGAGWPESVPGTAVDRQCGSSQQAVHFAAAGVISGQYDLVVAGGVESMSRVPMGSSSGDAWPFGEGFRERYQGVVPNQGVGAEMIAQRWGLSRAQLDEFSLASHEKAAQAQDAGHFEGQIVPIEVDGTTISADEGIRRGGTPESMAAIRSAFQADGVITAGNSSQISDGSAALLITTSAKAAELGLRPIARVHTAVVAGDDPVIMLTAPIPATAKALAKSGLRIEEIGAFEVNEAFASVPLAWLSETGADAKTLNVNGGAIALGHPLGGSGARLMTTLVHHMRDNGIRYGLQTMCEGGGQANATILELL